The Acidimicrobiales bacterium region CAGGTTGCCCGCGTCGTCGTAGAGGCCGAGCAGGAGCGAGCCGATGCCTTGGCCGTCCTTGTGCCAGCGGAAGCCGGCGACGGCGCAGTCGATGGTGCGCTCGTGCTTGATCTTGATCATCGTGCGCTGCCCGGGGTGGTAGGTGTCGTCGCCCTTCTTGGCCATCACGCCGTCGAGGCCCGCACCCTCCCAGCGCTCGAACCACACCTGCGCCTCGGCGGGGTCGGTCGTCATCGGCGTGACGTAGATGCCCTTGCCCTTGCCGTCGAGCGCGTCGACGAGGCGCGCCCGGCGGACGTCGAAGGGTTGGTCGCAGATGTCCTCGCCGTCGACGGCGAGCAGGTCGAAGGCGACGAAGAGGGCGGGGATCTCGGTGCTCAGGCGCTCGACGCGCGACTTCGCCGGGTGCACCCGCAGGCTCAGCAAGTCGAAGTCGACGGCACCGTTGTCCCCCACGATCACCAGTTCGCCGTCGACGACGGCGTCGTCCGGAAACGCCGCCTTCACGTACTCGACGACTTCGGGGAAGTAGCGCGTCAAGGGTTTGGCGTTACGGCTGCCGAGCTCGACGTCGTCGCCGTGCCGGAAGATGATCGAGCGAAATCCATCCCATTTCGGCT contains the following coding sequences:
- a CDS encoding ATP-dependent DNA ligase, with translation MDTPLKPPVSPMLAKSQPTIPLGEGWRYEPKWDGFRSIIFRHGDDVELGSRNAKPLTRYFPEVVEYVKAAFPDDAVVDGELVIVGDNGAVDFDLLSLRVHPAKSRVERLSTEIPALFVAFDLLAVDGEDICDQPFDVRRARLVDALDGKGKGIYVTPMTTDPAEAQVWFERWEGAGLDGVMAKKGDDTYHPGQRTMIKIKHERTIDCAVAGFRWHKDGQGIGSLLLGLYDDAGNLHHVGVTGSFTQAKRRELVDELAPLRENATDNHPWGEWAQMQASGMDKPPTGNRWNAGKDMSWVPLRVELVVEVAYGHFQGGTRMRHAASFRRFRYDREPRSCTYEQVRMPDTVNIAEVLAAT